Proteins from a single region of Novosphingobium sp. CECT 9465:
- a CDS encoding cytochrome C oxidase subunit IV family protein, producing the protein MTWYSKRLTLFWLLLVVVSILSFESSLFGSKFAAAIVVVIGLIKATIVGREFMEIREAPVALRLLFLAWVLILGGVLLTILYGLRY; encoded by the coding sequence ATGACCTGGTATTCGAAGCGTCTGACCCTGTTCTGGCTCCTGCTTGTCGTCGTCAGCATTTTGTCGTTTGAATCGTCGTTGTTCGGTTCGAAGTTTGCCGCGGCGATCGTTGTCGTGATCGGTCTCATCAAGGCAACTATCGTCGGACGCGAATTCATGGAGATCCGGGAGGCGCCTGTTGCCTTGCGCCTGCTGTTCCTTGCGTGGGTTTTGATCCTCGGCGGGGTTCTCCTGACGATCCTTTACGGTCTCCGATACTGA
- a CDS encoding nuclear transport factor 2 family protein, translating to MKAIRFLPMAAGAAIIAATGASAQSTPQPVFNAPADVAAIKEVEEILATELDVDKILPLYADDATVLDLFAPGIFKGKDAIRAGFAPQLGAIKSLNKTTPEMIVATNGTFGCVASQVAYHTEMKDGTKFAMNVRVLDAFKKINGKWRVVQQHMSFPVDPATMNALTAAPIQPRTITWSAQPLAPVSTTPEKAKAEIKEFMDVGGASVGLEKLMKYYGPGDDTLLYDAFSPKALIGKKEIADFYAPIMGSYTGITLEMPMFEVDSDGSFGVQIDTQELTLTMKDGSKRNVALRQSDCMRRVDGKWYSFLEMVSYVTDAKTMKAQITH from the coding sequence ATGAAAGCTATCAGGTTCCTGCCCATGGCGGCAGGTGCAGCCATAATTGCGGCAACGGGCGCCTCGGCGCAATCCACGCCGCAGCCCGTGTTCAACGCTCCGGCAGATGTTGCCGCGATCAAGGAAGTGGAGGAAATACTCGCGACCGAACTGGACGTGGACAAGATCCTGCCGCTTTATGCCGATGATGCCACTGTGCTCGATCTGTTTGCGCCGGGCATTTTCAAGGGCAAGGACGCCATCCGCGCCGGGTTCGCACCGCAACTGGGTGCGATCAAATCGCTGAACAAGACCACGCCCGAAATGATCGTGGCAACCAATGGCACCTTCGGCTGCGTCGCCAGCCAGGTTGCCTATCATACCGAGATGAAGGACGGCACCAAGTTTGCCATGAATGTGCGCGTGCTTGATGCGTTCAAGAAGATCAACGGCAAATGGCGCGTCGTCCAGCAACATATGTCGTTCCCGGTCGATCCTGCCACGATGAATGCACTGACTGCCGCCCCGATCCAGCCCCGCACGATTACATGGTCGGCCCAGCCACTCGCCCCGGTTTCAACCACGCCTGAAAAGGCAAAGGCCGAGATCAAGGAGTTCATGGACGTTGGCGGTGCTTCTGTCGGGCTTGAAAAGCTGATGAAGTATTATGGGCCGGGCGATGACACGCTGCTGTATGATGCGTTCAGCCCGAAGGCTTTGATCGGGAAGAAGGAAATCGCCGATTTCTACGCCCCGATCATGGGCAGCTATACCGGGATCACGCTGGAGATGCCGATGTTCGAGGTCGATTCCGATGGCTCGTTCGGGGTGCAGATCGATACGCAGGAACTGACCCTCACGATGAAGGACGGTTCGAAGCGCAATGTTGCCTTGCGGCAGAGCGATTGCATGCGACGCGTCGATGGCAAGTGGTACAGCTTCCTCGAAATGGTGTCCTACGTGACTGACGCCAAGACCATGAAGGCGCAGATCACGCACTGA
- a CDS encoding SDR family oxidoreductase produces MDLGIKGKVALVTGGTKGMGRVAAERLGEEGVRVVVVARGQQGLDDTVATITAKGGTAVGVSADLTDLASYDFIVAEATKAFAAPDIAIFTPVAPPPGGFDAFDDGDFDEAYANIVKAFRHFARAVVPAMKERRWGRIVTIGSGAAKSPARASVLNFDYVLANVVRPAGLGLSRSLADELGRFGITVNTVAPGFIDTGEAYGAFFEQCAADAGMEFEPFMEAFLRRIPANRFGSPEEVGSLVAFLCSKDAGYIVGQYIVADGGFMQAYH; encoded by the coding sequence GAAAGGCATGGGCCGGGTCGCAGCCGAGCGGCTGGGCGAAGAGGGTGTTCGCGTGGTGGTGGTTGCGCGAGGGCAGCAGGGCCTCGACGATACTGTCGCCACGATCACGGCCAAAGGTGGCACCGCCGTGGGCGTGTCTGCCGATCTCACCGATCTGGCCTCATACGATTTCATCGTCGCCGAAGCGACCAAGGCCTTCGCTGCGCCCGATATCGCGATCTTTACACCCGTGGCACCGCCTCCCGGCGGATTCGACGCGTTTGACGATGGCGACTTTGACGAAGCCTATGCCAATATCGTCAAGGCCTTCCGCCATTTTGCGCGGGCCGTCGTGCCTGCGATGAAAGAACGCCGCTGGGGCCGCATCGTCACGATCGGGTCGGGCGCGGCCAAATCGCCGGCGCGCGCTTCGGTGCTGAACTTCGATTATGTGCTGGCCAATGTCGTGCGGCCTGCGGGTCTCGGCCTCAGCCGCAGCCTGGCCGACGAACTTGGGCGCTTTGGCATAACGGTCAATACCGTGGCACCGGGCTTCATCGATACTGGAGAGGCCTATGGCGCGTTCTTCGAACAATGCGCCGCCGATGCCGGAATGGAATTCGAACCATTCATGGAAGCGTTTTTGCGCCGGATTCCCGCAAATCGCTTTGGCAGTCCCGAAGAAGTCGGCTCGCTGGTGGCGTTCCTGTGCTCGAAGGATGCCGGCTATATCGTCGGCCAATATATCGTCGCCGATGGTGGCTTCATGCAGGCGTACCATTGA